Sequence from the Clostridium botulinum genome:
TACTATAACTATTATAGGCAATATGAGTAATGTAAAAAACATTAATAACCCTTGAATTATATCGGTATAACATACAGCCATAAATCCACCTAAAAAAGTATAGCTTACAACAACTATCCCGCATATAATAACAGAAATTATATATGGTGTACCAAAAACTGTTGTAAATAATTTTCCTCCTGAAACAAATCCTGATGCAGTATATGGTATAAAGAATACAAGTATGAATAATGAAGAAATTAATTTTAATGTTCTTGATTTATCATTAAATCTGTTTTCTAAATAAGATGGTACTGTTATTGAATCTGAATACTTTTGCGTATCTACCCTAAGCCTTTTAGCAACTATTTTCCAATTTAAATATGTTCCAATAGCTAATCCTAAGGCCATCCATACAGATCCAGATAAACCTGTTAAAAAAGCTGCTCCCGGAAGTCCTAGTAATAACCATCCACTCATATCTGAAGCTTGTGCACTTATAGAGCTCCCCCAATATCCAAGCTTTCTTCCTCCTAATGTATAATCTGATAAATTATTAGTCCGATAATAAAAATGTAGGCCTATGCATAACATTACTACCAAATATAGTGCAAATGTACCTCCAATTATTATTTTTTCATTCATTTATATAAACCTCCTAAATATAAGTAATAATTTTGTACGAATGTAACGATTTTAACAGAAAATTTATGTAAATTCAATTTTTGTGCTTAAAATTAAGCAATTATTTATGTTTATAATTACTTAAATAAACAAAAACACCTAAAAATTATTACTATCTTACATTTTTCGAATCGTATTTACATTAATATAAATAAATTTAGTTATATTAATTAAAATTTTCCTCAATTTAAATATATTTATAAATTTAATATATTAAATTAAATACTAAAATTTAATATGTTTCCTTGCTTTTTTACAAATTTTAATATATAATATTGCTAAATTTTATATTTTGCTGTGAATAGAAGTAGTAGTAATAAACTGTATCTTTTAGAGAGCTATTGTTAGGTGTAAAATAGTGTTACATTATTATGAACTTGTCTAGGAGCTTACTTGTTAAAAACAAGTACGGGTAAATATCCGTTAAAAATATCAAGCGAGAAGATTAAATTATATTTTTTCTTCTAATAAGAGTGGTACCGCGGAATTTTGCTTTCGTCTCTTAATTTTAGAGATGAGAGCTTTTTTTAATGTTCAAATTTAATAAATATACATTTTATATAGGAGGATTACTATGGAAAATTACAGTACTAAAATCGATGAAAAATGGCAAAAGATTTGGGAAGAAAATGAAACTTACAAATTTAACCCAGAAAATTTAGATAAGAAACTTTATACACTTGAAATGTTCTCTTATCCATCAGGAGCTCAATTACATGCTGGTCACTGGTTTAACTACGGACCAACAGATTCATGGGCAAGACTTAAAAGAATGCAAGGTTATAATGTATTCCAACCAATGGGTTTTGATGCTTTTGGATTACCTGCTGAAAACTATGCAATAAAAACAGGCATACACCCTAAAGATTCTACATTTAAAAATATTGAAACTATGGAAAAGCAATTAAAATCTATGGGTGCTATGTTTAATTGGGAAAATGAAGTTGTCACTTGTTCTCCTGATTACTATAAATGGACTCAATGGTTATTCTTAAAACTTTATGAAAAAGGATTAGCTTACAGAAAAAAAGCTCCTGTTAATTGGTGTCCATCTTGTAATACGGTTTTAGCTAATGAGCAAGTAGTTGATGGCTTATGTGAAAGATGTGAATCTGAAGTTATTAAGAAAGATCTAACTCAATGGTTCTTCAAAATAACTGATTATGCTGATGAATTACTAGATAAATTAGATGGCTTAGATTGGCCAGAAAAAACTAAATCTATGCAAAAACATTGGGTTGGAAGATCATATGGTGCACAAGTTACATTTAAAGTTAAAGATTCTAGCTTAGAATTTGATGTATTTACTACAAGAGTTGATACTTTAAATGGTGTAACTTATGTTGTATTAGCACCAGAAAATAAATTAGTTGACGAATTAACTCTTCCACAATATAAGGAAGCTGTTGAAAAATACAAAGAAGAAGCTAGCAAGCAATCTGATATAGAAAGACAATCATCATCGAGAGAAAAAAGTGGTGTATTTACTGGATCATATGCAATAAATCCTATAAACGGAAAAGAAGTTCCTGTATGGATTGCTGATTATGTATTAGCTACATATGGTACTGGTTGTGTTATGGCAGTTCCAGCACATGATGAAAGAGATTTCGCATTTGCAAGTAAATTCAATTTACCAATAGAAAGAGTTATTACTGACAAACAAGATAACGAGCCAGCTCTACCATTCTGCGAACACGGAACACTTGTTAATTCAGGACAATTTGATGGTTTAACTACAGATGAAGCTAAAAAAGCTATTGTTTCTGAACTTGAAAAAGATGAACTTGGAAAAATGAAAGTTAACTTCAGATTAAGAGACTGGTTAGTCTCAAGACAAAGATATTGGGGAGCTCCAATTCCGGTTATATACTGTGATGAATGTGGAATAGTTCCAGTTCCTGAAAAAGACTTACCAGTAGAACTTCCTTATAATGTTGAGTTTACTCCAGATGGTAAATCACCACTTGGAAAATGTGAAGAATTCATAAACACCACTTGTCCTCACTGTGGTAAACCTGCAAAAAGAGAAGCAGATACTTTAGATACATTTGTATGTTCTTCTTGGTATTATTTAAGATACCCTGATAACAAAAATACTGATGCACCTTTTGATCCTGAATTAATAAATAAAATGTTACCTGTAGATAAATATGTTGGTGGACCAGAGCATGCTTGTATGCATTTATTATATGCAAGATTTATAACTAAAGCATTAAGGGATATGGGTTACTTAAAATTTGATGAACCATTCTTAAGCTTAACTCACCAAGGATTAATCTTAGGACCAGACGGATTGAAAATGAGTAAATCAAAAGGAAATACAATCTCTCCAGATGATTACATTAAAGAATTTGGTGCTGATGTATTTAGAATGTACTTAATGTTTGGTTTTGCATATGTTGAAGGTGGAGCATGGAGTGATGATGGAGTTAAATCTGTTGCTAGATTTGTAGATAGAATTGAAAGAACTTTAGAATCATGCAGAGATATCATTAACGCTTCAGAAAATATTAAGACTACTATAGATTCTGAAGAAAAAGACTTGAATTTCTGGAGACATACAGCTATTAAAGGTGTTAGCGAAGATGCAGAAAAAATGCAATTTAATACTGCAATAGCAAGACTTATGGAATTTACAAATGCTCTTCATAAATATATTCAAGCTGATACTAAAAATCCTAAATTCTTAAAAGAAACTGTAGTAGATTTCTTGAAATTATTAGCACCATTTGCTCCTCACTTTACTGAAGAACAATGGAACTTGTTAGGTCACAACTCAACTATATTTAATGAAAAATGGCCTGAATTTAATCCAGCTGCTTTAGTTAAAGATGAAGTTGAAATAGCTATTCAAGTTAATGGTAAAATAAAAGCTAAAATTATGATACCATCAAACTTAGATGAAGAAGGTATAAAAAAAGCTTCATTAGAAAATGAAACTATAAAAGCAAATACTGAAGGTAAAAATATAATAAAAGTAATTGTTATAAAAGGTAGACTTGTTAATATAGTTGTAAAATAGAACAATTATTAGATATACTTAAAATTATCTAATTTTAATAAAAAATAGTAACCCGAATGTTTTTTCAGGTTACTATTTTTTCATCCTCAAACTTGCTAATTTCATGCACAAAAATATTCTGTGTTTTAACAGGGTTAATATTACAGTATATTAGCGTAGTGGCATTGGAATTTTCTTTTTAGAACTCTTAATAAAGATTTGTTGAATTAATGCTTGTCCTAATGTTTCATTGGGAACATGCATTAATTAGACTAA
This genomic interval carries:
- the leuS gene encoding leucine--tRNA ligase, encoding MENYSTKIDEKWQKIWEENETYKFNPENLDKKLYTLEMFSYPSGAQLHAGHWFNYGPTDSWARLKRMQGYNVFQPMGFDAFGLPAENYAIKTGIHPKDSTFKNIETMEKQLKSMGAMFNWENEVVTCSPDYYKWTQWLFLKLYEKGLAYRKKAPVNWCPSCNTVLANEQVVDGLCERCESEVIKKDLTQWFFKITDYADELLDKLDGLDWPEKTKSMQKHWVGRSYGAQVTFKVKDSSLEFDVFTTRVDTLNGVTYVVLAPENKLVDELTLPQYKEAVEKYKEEASKQSDIERQSSSREKSGVFTGSYAINPINGKEVPVWIADYVLATYGTGCVMAVPAHDERDFAFASKFNLPIERVITDKQDNEPALPFCEHGTLVNSGQFDGLTTDEAKKAIVSELEKDELGKMKVNFRLRDWLVSRQRYWGAPIPVIYCDECGIVPVPEKDLPVELPYNVEFTPDGKSPLGKCEEFINTTCPHCGKPAKREADTLDTFVCSSWYYLRYPDNKNTDAPFDPELINKMLPVDKYVGGPEHACMHLLYARFITKALRDMGYLKFDEPFLSLTHQGLILGPDGLKMSKSKGNTISPDDYIKEFGADVFRMYLMFGFAYVEGGAWSDDGVKSVARFVDRIERTLESCRDIINASENIKTTIDSEEKDLNFWRHTAIKGVSEDAEKMQFNTAIARLMEFTNALHKYIQADTKNPKFLKETVVDFLKLLAPFAPHFTEEQWNLLGHNSTIFNEKWPEFNPAALVKDEVEIAIQVNGKIKAKIMIPSNLDEEGIKKASLENETIKANTEGKNIIKVIVIKGRLVNIVVK